In Deferrivibrio essentukiensis, a single window of DNA contains:
- a CDS encoding AAA family ATPase translates to MKISIVSGKGGAGKTTFTVLFANYLINKGVNVLINDLDVEEPNINLFLNKKLEYDNIYTYVPKHIKENCTYCKECAEKCLFKALVVAKDFWIVLPELCHSCKLCEYVCKYSAIEGDKRVIGKIGQSVDKVPHLLEGRLNIGESLTTALIKQVMCKSSNIKDNYDIILMDSPPGTSCPVIETSKGADKIVVVAEDTPFGFSDFVVLNDMLKEIGKDYYLIINKFIDGAEYLDFVAKNNIKILGKIPYDMNLARSYSGGHNMGVSIDFDSIYNTLLEGLR, encoded by the coding sequence ATGAAGATTTCTATAGTAAGCGGTAAAGGCGGCGCAGGTAAGACCACCTTTACCGTTTTATTTGCAAATTATTTGATTAATAAGGGGGTAAATGTCCTCATCAATGATTTGGATGTTGAAGAGCCAAATATAAATCTATTTCTAAATAAAAAGTTGGAATATGATAATATCTATACCTATGTTCCAAAGCATATCAAAGAAAATTGTACCTACTGTAAAGAATGTGCGGAAAAATGTTTGTTCAAAGCATTGGTGGTAGCAAAGGATTTTTGGATCGTTTTGCCTGAATTGTGCCATTCTTGCAAGCTTTGTGAATATGTTTGCAAGTATTCTGCCATTGAAGGTGACAAAAGGGTGATAGGCAAAATTGGTCAATCAGTTGATAAAGTGCCACATTTGTTGGAAGGCAGACTAAATATAGGTGAATCTTTGACAACAGCCTTGATAAAACAGGTCATGTGTAAATCTTCAAATATTAAAGATAATTACGATATCATACTTATGGATTCACCCCCCGGGACATCTTGCCCCGTCATTGAGACTTCAAAAGGAGCTGATAAAATAGTCGTAGTCGCGGAGGATACGCCTTTTGGATTTAGCGACTTTGTCGTTTTAAATGATATGTTAAAAGAGATAGGTAAGGATTATTACCTTATAATAAATAAATTTATTGATGGTGCAGAGTATTTGGATTTTGTCGCTAAAAATAATATAAAGATATTGGGCAAAATTCCATACGATATGAATCTGGCAAGAAGCTATTCAGGTGGTCATAATATGGGTGTGTCGATAGATTTTGATAGCATCTACAATACATTGTTAGAGGGATTACGTTGA
- a CDS encoding DUF5320 domain-containing protein produces the protein MPGFDRRGPNAEGPKTGRGLGRCSGNHIDSAIGNHDRPRRRLHLHNGSCGHEGKGRGRGRCRQD, from the coding sequence ATGCCGGGATTTGACAGAAGAGGACCAAATGCTGAAGGCCCAAAAACAGGTAGAGGGTTAGGCAGATGCAGTGGAAACCATATAGACAGTGCAATTGGCAATCATGATAGACCAAGAAGAAGGCTACATCTGCATAATGGTAGCTGTGGCCATGAAGGCAAAGGTCGTGGCAGAGGCCGGTGCAGGCAAGACTAA
- a CDS encoding Qac family quaternary ammonium compound efflux SMR transporter, producing MKNWLFLSAAIICEVIATSSLKSSEGFTKIAPSLLVIIGYGAAFYLLSLTLKSIPVGIAYAIWSGLGIVLVTLVAWFMHGQKLDLWGYVGMGLIVGGVVVLNLLSKTSAH from the coding sequence GTGAAAAACTGGTTATTCTTATCCGCTGCTATTATTTGTGAAGTAATTGCAACATCTAGTCTTAAGTCTAGTGAAGGTTTTACTAAAATCGCCCCATCGCTGCTTGTTATTATTGGCTATGGCGCTGCTTTCTATTTACTTTCACTTACTCTGAAATCAATCCCTGTTGGTATTGCATATGCAATTTGGTCAGGGCTTGGCATAGTTTTAGTAACTCTAGTCGCATGGTTCATGCACGGGCAAAAACTTGACCTTTGGGGGTATGTTGGCATGGGTTTAATCGTTGGTGGCGTTGTTGTTCTCAACTTGCTTTCAAAAACCAGTGCACATTAG
- a CDS encoding DUF2059 domain-containing protein: MRKNITTLFLLGMMALLPCVVIAGDLPDTYGNRLAAAERYLQVASMKDMMRDTIVETAKNLPEKVRGAYVSLMNKHIRVEILERAALASMAKHFTVDELNALADFYGSNEGRSAMKKFGAYMGDVMPVIQQEMGRAQMEIKADIERLSKQ; this comes from the coding sequence ATGAGAAAAAATATCACCACATTATTCCTACTTGGCATGATGGCCCTGTTACCATGTGTAGTCATAGCTGGAGATCTGCCAGATACATATGGGAACCGCTTAGCTGCTGCGGAAAGATACCTACAGGTTGCATCAATGAAGGACATGATGCGAGATACAATTGTTGAGACGGCAAAGAATCTTCCGGAAAAAGTGAGAGGGGCTTACGTTTCCTTAATGAATAAGCATATCCGGGTAGAGATTTTAGAGCGTGCCGCTTTGGCAAGTATGGCAAAGCACTTTACCGTAGATGAGTTAAATGCCTTAGCGGATTTCTATGGCTCAAATGAGGGTCGGTCCGCTATGAAAAAATTTGGTGCTTACATGGGTGATGTAATGCCCGTCATACAGCAAGAAATGGGCAGGGCACAAATGGAAATCAAGGCAGATATTGAACGTCTGAGCAAACAATAG
- a CDS encoding phage integrase N-terminal SAM-like domain-containing protein, translated as MKKDKKLLDIVRDKIRLKQYSYQTEKSYIGGIKKYILFHNKS; from the coding sequence ATGAAAAAAGATAAAAAATTATTAGATATTGTTAGGGATAAAATCAGACTCAAACAATACAGCTACCAAACTGAAAAATCATACATTGGGGGGATAAAAAAATACATTTTATTCCATAACAAAAGTTAA